The nucleotide sequence TGCATTGATTGCCAATGTTTCGAATTCACCGGGTGTAATGCCATAGTCGGACATTTTCAGGCCGGCTACACCGCATGCTTCCTGTAATTTTACCAGGGCAGTAATGAAATCCATCGGCTCTTTGGCATCTTCCATACCCATCGCCTGTGCCATGCGTATAAACCGGTCGTCGGCTACATGCTTTTCAATAAAGAAAGTGAAATAAGCCTTGCTTAGCATGATGAGTCCAGCGCCGTGCGGCAATTCCTGATGGAAGGCCGACATAGCATGCTCCATGGAGTGCTGGCTTGATGTGACGCCTGTTTCCATAGCATAGCCAGAGAGGGTATTCCCGAAGGCAACCAATGTGCGGGCTTCGATGTCGTTGCCGTCCTGATAGGCTTTTGTCAGGTTGCGGCCCACATTCTCAATCGCAGTAATAGCCAGCATATCACTCATCAGGTTTGTGTATTTGGTGATATAGGCTTCCACGCTGTGGAACAACGCATCAAATCCCTGATAGGCGGTGAATTGCCGGGGTACGCTCAACATCAGTTCGGGATCGACGATGGAAAGTACCGGAAAGGTGTCTTCGGTGCCTATTCCTATTTTCTCATTGGTTGTTGCATTGGATATGACTCCCCAGCGATCTGCCTCCGAACCGGTTCCGGCCGTGGTGGTGATGGCGATGATAGGAAGGGGTTTTTCGGTATATTCCTTTCCTTTTCCTGTACCTGATGTTACATAATCCCATAGGTCACCCTCATTAGTGGCCATCAGGG is from Bacteroidales bacterium and encodes:
- a CDS encoding iron-containing alcohol dehydrogenase, giving the protein METNKNFAFFNPTRLFFGAGELNYLSVRKMPGKKALLVISNGKSTKANGYLSRVEKQLNLAGIDYRIFDRIEANPLKTTVMEGAATARENGCDFIVALGGGSVMDASKAIALMATNEGDLWDYVTSGTGKGKEYTEKPLPIIAITTTAGTGSEADRWGVISNATTNEKIGIGTEDTFPVLSIVDPELMLSVPRQFTAYQGFDALFHSVEAYITKYTNLMSDMLAITAIENVGRNLTKAYQDGNDIEARTLVAFGNTLSGYAMETGVTSSQHSMEHAMSAFHQELPHGAGLIMLSKAYFTFFIEKHVADDRFIRMAQAMGMEDAKEPMDFITALVKLQEACGVAGLKMSDYGITPGEFETLAINAKETMGGLFAADRYDMSVEDCISIYKAAYR